The Raphanus sativus cultivar WK10039 chromosome 2, ASM80110v3, whole genome shotgun sequence genome includes a region encoding these proteins:
- the LOC130508552 gene encoding uncharacterized protein LOC130508552 yields the protein MPRKFTFPSIKMYEGTGDPDNHISQYKQRVLAVAIPRDAREATMCKGFGSTFTGPALQWAKTYQKYDQNSSKPTRNDRDEPSHPKSARETSNPSRGRYQHRPLPRSEGMMVSTWPDISHLAISKPKLIGVLRQMGLQVKWPPNMKASEANRNPKRWCEFHSDHGHTTEDCIALKIEVAKLLKKGHLREFLSDKAKNPLNKEGPGILTETAPALPPHQDLVIHVISGRSEVSGISNAAIKRSARNARNGQGAEGPKRLLLGTDEISFTAREQEKVLAPHHDSLVISLTIANCFVKRILVDNGSFSNNIFHSAYADLGLEPTALTRKATPLVGFSGEVKQTLGEVLLPVYAEG from the exons ATGCCTCGCAAGTTCACCTTTCCAAGCATAAAGATGTACGAAGGAACAGGAGATCCTGACAATCACATTTCTCAGTACAAGCAACGCGTGCTAGCCGTAGCAATCCCCCGAGATGCACGAGAAGCCACCATGTGCAAGGGATTCGGATCGACCTTCACTGGCCCTGCTCTCCAGTG GGCCAAGACCTATCAAAAGTATGATCAGAATTCCTCAAAGCCAACTAGGAACGATCGCGATGAGCCCTCTCATCCTAAGTCCGCTAGGGAGACTAGCAACCCGAGCAGGGGCAGATATCAACATCGCCCTTTGCCTAGATCCGAAGGAATGATGGTATCTACATGGCCCGATATCTCTCATCTTGCGATATCAAAGCCGAAGCTAATCGGTGTCCTGCGACAAATGGGTCTTCAAGTCAAATGGCCCCCTAATATGAAGGCCTCAGAGGCTAATCGAAATCCCAAGAGGTGGTGCGAGTTCCATAGTGACCATGGTCACACTACGGAAGATTGCATAGCCCTGAAGATAGAAGTCGCCAAGCTTCTCAAGAAAGGCCACCTAAGGGAGTTCCTTTCAGACAAAGCCAAGAACCCTCTGAATAAAGAAGGTCCCGGTATCCTTACCGAAACAGCTCCCGCATTGCCACCACACCAAGACCtagtgatccatgtcatctcaggcAGATCGGAAGTAAGCGGAATCAGTAATGCTGCTATCAAGAGAAGTGCTCGCAACGCCAGGAACGGCCAAGGGGCTGAGGGTCCTAAGCGCCTCCTCCTCGGAACGGATGAGATCAGcttcactgcaagggagcaggagaaggtcctTGCTCCTCACCACGATTCCcttgtcatttcacttaccatagcaaactgcttTGTCAAGCGAATACTGGTCGACAATGGGAGCTTCAGCAACAATATCTTCCACTCGGCCTACGCCGACCTAGGGTTAGAACCTACGGCCCTAACTAGAAAGGCGACTCCCCTtgtaggcttcagtggagaaGTAAAGCAAACCTTAGGAGAAGTTCTTCTCCCAGTGTATGCCGAGGGATAA
- the LOC108829340 gene encoding uncharacterized protein LOC108829340, with translation MRALNANIANRMNSGWEQIHQQLDAIEASQPTQTRTGAQRDRPRRNNRSDDDIQGEDFQLDDDRSINRPRRGHRNRTQGDINPFAREDRADNGLQGLKLKIPPLEGKNDPDAFLEWERKIELVFDCQNFSELKKVRLAATEFSGYAINWYDQVVTNRRRNGGRPIASWDELTTLMRRRFVPEHYHRDLHQRLRRLLQGTKSVEDYFQEMETLMIKADVDETLEATMARFLAGLNRDIQDRMELQDYESLNQMLHKAILIEQQTKRKSYSKPGFAPKPAFAPKLSYQDKGNSSSTTNIAFKTDVPARFDKRKAVETPSRARDIRCFKCQVLGHYANKCPNQRVMILMENGEVESEDEKEDEEDSGPVFDDDEVPYDYPHHGPLLVARKPLDDPLGPIFDKEDDHSVDESGLIFDADSGPIFDEEDIYDYPAHGPLLVTRRSLSVQPKTNEKEQRENLFHSRCLVFEEVCSLIIDGGSCTNVASYILVRKLRLVTRPLSRPFRLEWLNEAGEQFVKEQVTIPFTIGRYEDEVVCNVLPMDACHTLLGRPWHFDKKAVHDGFTNRHSFGHNGKKITLVPLTPLEVHQDQLQLKRSREKEPKPKEPETSKRNSNFYLKESQVWKSVCSQKPFLLLVYKESLMATSSDLAPDIPSELKDVLQDFTDVFPDDNQQGLPPIRGIEHQIDFVPGASLPNRPA, from the coding sequence ATGCGAGCTTTGAATGCCAATATTGCTAATCGTATGAATTCAGGTTGGGAACAGATCCATCAACAGCTTGATGCAATTGAGGCTAGCCAGCCGACCCAAACCAGAACCGGAGCACAGAGAGATCGTCCAAGGAGGAACAACCGATCAGATGATGATATCCAAGGGGAGGACTTCCAATTGGACGATGATCGGTCCATCAACCGACCTAGGAGAGGTCACAGAAACCGAACTCAAGGTGATATCAATCCTTTTGCTAGGGAAGATAGGGCTGATAACGGTTTACAAGGATTGAAACTGAAAATTCCACCTTTGGAGGGTAAAAATGATCCTGATGCTTTTCTTGAATGGGAAAGAAAAATTGAACTTGTCTTTGATTGTCAAAACTTCTCTGAACTTAAGAAAGTTAGATTGGCTGCAACTGAATTTTCTGGCTATGCTATTAATTGGTATGATCAAGTTGTGACTAACAGGAGAAGGAATGGTGGCCGACCAATAGCCTCATGGGACGAGCTCACTACTTTGATGCGGAGACGGTTCGTTCCAGAACATTACCATCGTGACCTTCACCAAAGGCTGAGACGTTTGCTTCAGGGAACTAAGTCCGTGGAAGACTATTTCCAAGAAATGGAGACGTTGATGATCAAAGCCGATGTGGACGAGACCTTAGAAGCAACCATGGCCCGATTCCTTGCTGGACTCAACCGAGACATCCAAGACCGAATGGAGCTTCAAGACTATGAAAGCCTGAACCAGATGCTCCACAAGGCAattctgatcgaacagcaaacCAAGAGGAAGAGCTACTCCAAGCCGGGCTTTGCTCCCAAACCGGCCTTTGCTCCCAAACTAAGCTATCAAGACAAGGGTAACTCTTCTTCCACAACAAATATTGCTTTTAAGACTGATGTCCCTGCTCgttttgacaaaagaaaagcaGTTGAGACTCCTAGCCGCGCAAGAGACATCAGGTGCTTCAAGTGTCAAGTTCTAGGACACTATGCCAACAAATGTCCTAACCAAAGGGTGATGATTCTCATGGAGAATGGTGAGGTCGAGTCCGAGGATGAAAAGGAGGATGAAGAGGATTctggtccagtctttgatgatgatgaggtaCCATACGATTACCCACATCATGGACCACTTCTCGTTGCCAGGAAGCCTTTGGATGATCCACTCGGTCCCATCTTCGATAAGGAGGACGACCACTCGGTCGATGAATCTGGTCTGATCTTTGATGCTGATTCCggtcctatctttgatgaggaggacaTCTACGACTATCCAGCTCACGGACCACTACTTGTCACTAGGAGATCCTTGAGTGTTCAACCCAAAACCAATGAAAAGGAACAacgggagaatctctttcattCTCGATGTTTAGTTTTTGAAGAAGTATGTtctttgatcattgatggtgggagttgtactaatgttgctagttaTATTCTTGTCAGGAAACTAAGACTTGTTACCAGGCCACTCTCTCGTCCTTTCAGGTTGGAATGGCTAAACGAGGCTGGTGAGCAGTTTGTGAAGGAACAGGTCACGATCCCCTTTACCATTGGGCGATATGAAGATGAGGTTGTCTGTAATGTTCTTCCCATGGATGCATGCCACACTCTTTTGGGTCGTCCATGGCATTTTGATAAAAAGGCCGTGCATGATGGCTTCACAAACCGACACTCCTTCGGCCATAATGGCAAGAAGATCACATTGGTCCCTTTGACACCTTTGGAAGTTCATCAAGATCAACTTCAGCTCAAAAGGAGCCGTGAAAAGGAGCCTAAACCTAAGGAGCCTGAGACATCCAAAAGAAACTCCAACTTCTATCTTAAAGAAAGTCAGGTTTGGAAATCTGTTTGCTCTCAAAAgccatttcttttacttgtgTATAAAGAATCTCTTATGGCTACTTCTTCTGACCTTGCACCGGATATTCCAAGTGAGTTGAAAGATGTTTTGCAGGACTTTACTGATGTCTTTCCAGATGATAATCAACAGGGATTGCCACCAATACgagggattgagcatcagatagactttgtTCCGGGCGCATCTCTGCCAAACCGACCAGCTTAG